In Flavobacterium sp. GSB-24, the genomic window AAGAGATGAATATCAAATATAAGCATAAATTAAAAAAGAAAAGCCCATTTTCTGTTTGAAAAATGGGCTTTAAAATATGTTGTAAAGTCAATTAATGACTCAAGTTCTCAATTTCTTTTGGATCATGTTTATGTTTAAATAAAACAGCAAAAGCAATTGCAATTACCAAAGCGTAAATAGCAAATGACAACCAGATTGTATGCCAGTCTTTCATTAAAACCGCATTTGTAAAAGCTCCGTCTGCAGAAATAGAATTTCCTTGGCTTTTTACAAATTCTACCATTTTTTCATTAGCTGGATCTGTTTGTAAAAATCCCGCTAATTCTGTTGTGGTAGTAAACGATTTTGTAAAGAAACGATCGATAGCCCAGCCAGAAGTTAAACTTCCTAAAACTGCTCCTACCCCATTGGTCATCATCATAAATAATCCTTGAGCAGACGAACGAATTTTAGAATCTGTATTACTTTCTACGAATAAAGAACCTGAAATATTAAAGAAATCAAACGCCATTCCGTAAACGATACAAGAAAGAATAATCATCCATAAACCATTTACTGGATCTCCAAAAGCAAACAATCCAAAACGTAAAACCCATGCCAGCATACTAATAAGCATAACTTGTTTGATTCCGAAACGTCTTAAGAAAAATGGAATTGCCAAAATAAATAGTGTCTCAGAAACTTGAGAAATCGACATAATAATTGTAGAATACTGAATTACAAATGAATCTGCATATTTCGGGAAATGTTTAAATTCATCTAAAAATACATCTCCATAAGCATTTGTCAATTGAAGCGCCCCTCCTAAAAACATAGAAAAAACAAAAAACAAAGCCATTTTGTAGTTTCCAAATAATTTAAAAGATTCTAAACCAAAAGTTTCAATCCAAGTTGCATTTTCTTTAATTAAACGCTGTGGTTCACATTTTGGAAGTGTAAAAGCGTAGATCCCTAAAATTAAAGCTCCAATTCCAGCAATATAAAATTGATATTCTGTTGCTTTACTTCCACTCAAATTGGTAATCCACATCGCTACAATAAAACCAATTGTTCCCCAAACTCGAATAGGCGGAAAATCTTTTACTATATTTTTGTTATTTAATTTTAACGAAGTGTATGAAATAGAATTACTTAAAGCAATTGTAGGCATATAACAACACATTGCTAAAAGCATAACTGCAATAAAAGTATCTGGAGTACTTACCTGTGCAATTGCAAATAAAACAACAGCGTAAAGAATATGCAGAACACCGTATAATTTTTCTGCATTTACCCACCTGTCAGCAATAATACCCGTAAGTGTAGGCATAAAAAGAGATGCAATTCCCATGGTTCCAAAAACGAGTCCGAATTGAGTTCCTTCCCAGTTTTTTGTGCCAAACCAATAATTTCCAATTGTTATAAGCCAGGCTCCCCAAACAAAAAATTGAAGAAAGCTCATTAAAATCAATCTGTTTTTAATCCCCATATATTTAAAATTGTCTTTAGTAAAAATGAAGCGGTAAAACTACCATTAAAAATAATATCTGCAAAAAATTATGGTGTTTTAACAACATCATTTACTAATTCTAAAACGGCTGCAAATTGTTCTTCTTTATTTAAGTAAGAATTATCTATTTCTATTGCATCTTCAGCAATAACTAAAGGCGAATCTTCTCGGTGTGTATCCATATGATCTCTTTCGACAACATTTTTAAGAACTTCTTCATAAGAAACATTATCTCCTTTTTGCTGTAATTCGTCAAAACGTCTTTGAGCGCGGGTTTCAGCACTTGCAGTCATAAATATTTTAAGTTCGGCATCTGGAAAAACAACTGTCCCAATGTCTCTACCATCCATTACTATGGCTTTATTTTTTCCCATTTCCTGTTGTTGTTCTACCAATTTAGCACGAACTTCAGAAACGGTGGCAACTTTACTAACGAAATTAGAAACTTCAATAGTTCTAATTTGCTTTTCAACATTTTCACCATTCAAAAACATTTCAGCAAAACCTAAATCTGCATTAAATTTAAATTCCAATTGAATATTAGGCAAAGCGTTAATCAAGGCGTCTTTATCAAAAAAGTCAGCTCCAATAATATTCTGCTGCATAGCAAAAAAAGCAACTGCACGATACATAGCGCCTGTATCTACATATACATATTCAAGTTCTTTTGCCAATTGTTTTGCTAAGGTACTTTTACCTGTTGATGAAAATCCATCGATAGCGATAGTAATTTTTTTCAATTTTCTATTTTTAAATTTTTATTCTATTAAAAGCTAGGTTAATAATAAATACTCATCAAAATATCCGATTCTGAACTATCAATTATTTTGGATATTCTTTCAAAATATTTTTTATTTACCATTGGACAGCCATAACTATTGCAAATGTAGCCATCTTTCTCTTTATATGGAACATCATAATAGTAATGAAAAACAATATCTCTTTTAAATGCATTACTATTAGTGGTATCTAGTCCATACAATTTATAGGCTTTCCCAAATTTCCCTACATAATGATTTCCGATTGAATATCTTCCTAATGAAGTTTTTAGTGAATTGGGAACGTTACTAAATCGAAGTTTTCCTTTTACTCCGGTTTCAGAACCAGAACCATGAGCGACCAATCCTTTATCGATAATTTTATTTGTTTTTAAATCATAAACAAAAAAACGATTTTTACCCGAAGGGATTTTCATATCAATAAAAAAGGCAACTTTCTTGTTATATCGCGGACTTGTTTCTATAAGCTTTTTAACTTTAAGAACTTGATATTCTATTCTTCTGGCATCTGAAGAAGATAAATCTTGATTTCTTTTATTAGATACTATAAAGTAAGCTACAAAAGCTAAAAAAATAAAAATACAAATTAGCGCTATTTTCTTCATATTGAATCTGCAAAAAAAAACTTTCTATTATCGAAAATCAAACCGATTTCGACAATAAAAAGCTATATTTTAAATTAGTTAAAAGTTCTAATTAATAGTAAATATCCATTAAAATATTTGACTTAGAACCATCAATTATTTTTTCTATTCTTTTAAAGAATTGCTCGTTAACCATTGGACATCCGTGGCTGTTGCTAATGTAATAATCTTGCTCTTCTAAAGGAACTGCAGAATAAGAATGAAGGACAATTGCTCTTTTTAAAGCATTGTTATTGCTTTCTTCTAAACCAGCCAATCGATATGCTTTCCCAAAAATGCCTTTATACGTTTTTCCTACAGCGTATCTTCCAAGTGCAGTGCAATTAGAATTTGGCATATTACTAAACTTAAGCATTCCTTTTATTCCTGTTTCAGATCCAGAACCGTGAGCCACTAAACCTTGGTCTATAATTACGTTTTTTTCTAAATCATAAACAAAAAAGCGGTTTTTCCCAGAAGGAACTTTCATGTCGATTAAAAAAGCAATTTTTTGATTGTATTTATGATCAATGTTAATCATATTTTTTAAATCAATAATTCTGCTGTTAATTCTTTCCATTTCTATAGTAGAAATAGCATCATCTTCTTTAAAAGAGAGTTTCGAACCCGTTAAAAACCCTACAGTTACGAACAAAAACAAATAGAATATTTTCATATAACTACTGAAAATTTAAAATTAGACCAAAAAGACTTGTGTTAGCTGCCAATGTATATCTAGAATACGAATAATTAAATTTTAGCTTGTTTATTTTTAAACCAAAGCCCAAGGAAACTCCTGAAAAATTACGTTGTTCATCTACTCTCAACTCTTCTCCTCTTCTGAAATTATATCCTAAACGTAAATTAAATGCTCTTTTCGGAAAAAGCTCTACACCAAATGTTACGTGCCTTAAAGCATTATTAAAAAACGAAACTTTTTCCTCACTTGTTGATCCGTCAATATTAGTTTCTCCCCTGTTAGGATTTGAAAAAGAAATATTCCACTGCTGTAAATTCTCTAAAGTAAGATGCCAGCGAATGGGCACGTGTTCTAATTCTTGTGAAACTCCTGCAACGATTTCAAAAGGCAGATTTTCTTTTATTCCTGAATATGTGGTAAACTGCGTTCCCAGGTTGCGAAATACCAAGGCAAAATTCAGATCATTTTTTTCGTCTAAATATAAAAGCCCTAAATCAATCGCACCACCTATAGAATTATAACTTTCCAGAGAAGAAGTTATTAGTTTCGCATTTGTACCAACATAAAAATTAGTGTAAGGTACGTTGTACGAATATCCCACGGTAAGTGCTCCTTCACTTCCTGTAAAATTTGATGTTGCCTGACCATTCTCATCATAACCTTCAAATGATCCGTAGTTTACATAACTCACGCCAGCATAAAAAGTCTGCAAATGCCTGTCATAAGTATAAGCATATGAAGCAGTGCCGTAAGAGGCTTCTCCATAATAACTTCCGTAATTCATTGCTAGGTGATTGTCCATATCAGCGTTTATAAGTGCAGGATTAGACATGGCTTGATTAACATCTTCATCATATATGGTAATAATATCTCCTCCTAACGCTGCCTGCCTTGGTGAAGTAGTTAAGTTTAAAAACTGATAAGTGTAACGCCCTCCAACTTGTCCGAACGAAGCCGAGCAAATCAGTAATATCAGAAATAAAACGATCTGTTTTAACATGTTTTTGGAACGTTCCTATATGGGAATAACGTAAATACAAAGATAAAATTATATAACTTAAAAAATAATTTTTATAAGTATCTGTTTTTTCAATAATTATAGCGTAATTTCAACTTCATACGGTTGAAAAAATTATAAAAAAAACACAGATTCCAATTAAAAAAGAATTCCAAAATTCAATTAAAAGAACTTTCACTGAATTGAATAAAAAAATCCAAATCCCAATCTTTAAGTAAAGTTGGAATTTGGATTTTAATATATTGAAATTTAATTGACTTTTATTTTAAGGTCTTAGCATTTTTCACATTTTGATCTGTCAAAGCTAAAGATAATACTTCACTCATTTCTTTTACATAATGAAAAGTAAGTCCTTCTAAATATTCAGCTTTTATTTCGTCAATATCACTTTTATTTTCGTGACACAG contains:
- a CDS encoding nucleoside permease, whose amino-acid sequence is MGIKNRLILMSFLQFFVWGAWLITIGNYWFGTKNWEGTQFGLVFGTMGIASLFMPTLTGIIADRWVNAEKLYGVLHILYAVVLFAIAQVSTPDTFIAVMLLAMCCYMPTIALSNSISYTSLKLNNKNIVKDFPPIRVWGTIGFIVAMWITNLSGSKATEYQFYIAGIGALILGIYAFTLPKCEPQRLIKENATWIETFGLESFKLFGNYKMALFFVFSMFLGGALQLTNAYGDVFLDEFKHFPKYADSFVIQYSTIIMSISQVSETLFILAIPFFLRRFGIKQVMLISMLAWVLRFGLFAFGDPVNGLWMIILSCIVYGMAFDFFNISGSLFVESNTDSKIRSSAQGLFMMMTNGVGAVLGSLTSGWAIDRFFTKSFTTTTELAGFLQTDPANEKMVEFVKSQGNSISADGAFTNAVLMKDWHTIWLSFAIYALVIAIAFAVLFKHKHDPKEIENLSH
- the cmk gene encoding (d)CMP kinase; translation: MKKITIAIDGFSSTGKSTLAKQLAKELEYVYVDTGAMYRAVAFFAMQQNIIGADFFDKDALINALPNIQLEFKFNADLGFAEMFLNGENVEKQIRTIEVSNFVSKVATVSEVRAKLVEQQQEMGKNKAIVMDGRDIGTVVFPDAELKIFMTASAETRAQRRFDELQQKGDNVSYEEVLKNVVERDHMDTHREDSPLVIAEDAIEIDNSYLNKEEQFAAVLELVNDVVKTP
- a CDS encoding murein L,D-transpeptidase catalytic domain-containing protein; this encodes MKKIALICIFIFLAFVAYFIVSNKRNQDLSSSDARRIEYQVLKVKKLIETSPRYNKKVAFFIDMKIPSGKNRFFVYDLKTNKIIDKGLVAHGSGSETGVKGKLRFSNVPNSLKTSLGRYSIGNHYVGKFGKAYKLYGLDTTNSNAFKRDIVFHYYYDVPYKEKDGYICNSYGCPMVNKKYFERISKIIDSSESDILMSIYY
- a CDS encoding murein L,D-transpeptidase catalytic domain-containing protein → MKIFYLFLFVTVGFLTGSKLSFKEDDAISTIEMERINSRIIDLKNMINIDHKYNQKIAFLIDMKVPSGKNRFFVYDLEKNVIIDQGLVAHGSGSETGIKGMLKFSNMPNSNCTALGRYAVGKTYKGIFGKAYRLAGLEESNNNALKRAIVLHSYSAVPLEEQDYYISNSHGCPMVNEQFFKRIEKIIDGSKSNILMDIYY
- the porQ gene encoding type IX secretion system protein PorQ, with amino-acid sequence MLKQIVLFLILLICSASFGQVGGRYTYQFLNLTTSPRQAALGGDIITIYDEDVNQAMSNPALINADMDNHLAMNYGSYYGEASYGTASYAYTYDRHLQTFYAGVSYVNYGSFEGYDENGQATSNFTGSEGALTVGYSYNVPYTNFYVGTNAKLITSSLESYNSIGGAIDLGLLYLDEKNDLNFALVFRNLGTQFTTYSGIKENLPFEIVAGVSQELEHVPIRWHLTLENLQQWNISFSNPNRGETNIDGSTSEEKVSFFNNALRHVTFGVELFPKRAFNLRLGYNFRRGEELRVDEQRNFSGVSLGFGLKINKLKFNYSYSRYTLAANTSLFGLILNFQ